A portion of the Leptospira kanakyensis genome contains these proteins:
- the purD gene encoding phosphoribosylamine--glycine ligase, with translation MEHKFKVLLIGSGGREHALADAISKSKSLESLKVFPGNGGFSKDILLDTKDISITDKSKFFDYIKSSGTNLVVVGPEDPLVNGLSDWCAEIGIPCFGPSAYCAQVEGSKHFAKEMMKRAKVPTASFAVFTDHESAWSYAQKEILPLVVKADGLAAGKGVTVAFEMKEVKQALDEIFLESKFGESGNKVVLESFLEGEEASLFVIADGERYMCLPAAQDHKRAYDGDIGPNTGGMGAYAPAPIVTDSVLSKVKEQVIEPMLAEFRSAGHPYNGLLYVGLMITKEGNPNVVEFNCRFGDPETQCVLRLLDEDILPIFYASAVGNLPERNLKLKEGSSAIVVLAAKGYPDAPQKGMPLEIPPNEGNVVVYHAGTKSQENQILANGGRILGITSFGNSLKDAINDCYAFLGKIKAPDTFYRKDIGRRAL, from the coding sequence TTGGAACATAAATTTAAAGTTTTACTCATTGGAAGTGGCGGAAGAGAACATGCGTTAGCGGATGCCATCTCTAAATCAAAATCTTTGGAATCGCTTAAGGTGTTTCCAGGGAATGGTGGTTTTTCGAAAGATATCTTATTGGATACAAAAGATATATCCATCACTGATAAATCTAAATTTTTTGATTATATAAAATCTTCGGGAACAAATCTGGTTGTGGTTGGCCCAGAAGATCCACTCGTCAACGGACTTTCTGATTGGTGTGCTGAAATAGGTATCCCTTGTTTTGGGCCTTCTGCTTATTGTGCGCAAGTGGAAGGAAGCAAACACTTTGCCAAAGAAATGATGAAACGGGCCAAAGTTCCTACGGCTTCTTTTGCAGTATTTACAGACCATGAATCGGCTTGGAGTTATGCCCAAAAAGAAATTTTACCTTTGGTTGTCAAAGCAGATGGCCTTGCTGCAGGAAAGGGTGTCACTGTTGCCTTCGAAATGAAGGAAGTAAAACAGGCGTTAGATGAAATCTTTTTAGAATCAAAGTTTGGGGAAAGTGGTAATAAAGTAGTTTTGGAATCCTTTTTAGAAGGAGAAGAAGCATCCCTTTTTGTGATTGCCGATGGGGAAAGGTATATGTGCCTTCCTGCAGCCCAAGACCACAAACGTGCTTATGACGGCGACATTGGTCCAAACACAGGTGGGATGGGTGCTTATGCCCCGGCACCGATTGTCACAGATTCTGTTCTTTCCAAAGTAAAAGAACAAGTCATTGAGCCGATGTTAGCTGAGTTTAGATCCGCCGGCCATCCTTATAATGGACTTCTTTATGTTGGTCTTATGATTACCAAAGAAGGAAATCCCAATGTAGTGGAATTTAACTGTCGATTTGGGGATCCAGAAACACAGTGTGTGCTGCGTTTGTTGGATGAAGATATTTTACCTATTTTTTATGCTTCGGCGGTGGGCAACCTCCCGGAGAGAAATCTAAAACTAAAAGAGGGATCATCTGCTATAGTTGTGCTAGCAGCGAAAGGATATCCGGACGCCCCACAAAAAGGAATGCCTTTAGAGATTCCGCCAAACGAGGGGAATGTGGTGGTTTACCATGCAGGAACGAAAAGCCAAGAAAACCAAATTTTGGCAAATGGTGGACGAATTCTCGGAATCACTTCTTTTGGAAATTCTCTAAAAGATGCAATTAATGATTGTTATGCGTTTCTTGGAAAAATCAAAGCACCAGATACATTTTATAGAAAAGACATAGGAAGGCGTGCTCTCTA